The sequence tattgccttacctcctcatgccacttgcacacactgtatatagacttaatttattttctattgtgttattgactgtacgcttgtttattccatgtataactcGGTGTTATTTGTGtcgctgtgctttatcttggccaggtcacagatgtaaatgagaacttgttctcaactagcttacctagttaaataaagtttaaataaataaaataaaactcaaGCAGGTCCAGCAGTTCCTCAGGTTTGCCAATTTTTACAGGTATTTTCTACGCAATTTtggtgagagaatgccaagagtgtgcaaagctgtcatcaaggcaaagggtggctactttgaagaatctcaaatataaaatatattttgatttgtttagcactttttttggttactacatgattccatatgtgttatttcatagttctgatgtcttcaatattattacacaatgtataaaatagtaaaaataaagaaaaaacctttttaaggattaggtgtgtccaaacttttgactggtactgtaggtgaagGAAAGTAGACAAGGACAGGAATAAACTTTACACTATTGATTTGTACCCAGGGACATCCTCACTCACTGTTCATCAATAGTCTTCACTTCAGGCCGGAAGAGGAAACAATCTGTCCATCCAAGCCCTCACTGTGAGCCCCCATGCTACCAGGCCCCCGCTGGACACATTTTAATCTGCAACCCAATGCCAAGTGGGGCTGCGGAGCTGCGCTCTGTGGGATTGGATGTGTCACCCTATCCCCCACTTTGTGTCCCATTACCCAGCAGTTGTAATGCTCACACCAGTGTGACGTGTCTGGGGGTAGCGGGCGGGCAAGGTGAGCTGAGCTGGCCTGAAATCTACATTTAAATTAACCACAGTGACAGCTAGGGAACAGGGGGTGTTACATTACATGTGTGCCACCCCACATACTCACAAAGAAATACATGCAGatacacaaatacaaacacagaaCTAATTTGTGTCACACACTCAtttgtgtcacacacacaaacacacacacacaatttatttATTCTCTACCACAaccgcccccccacccccccccccccccccactcacccacacacagacaagcaTGCTTACTGGGGAGGGCGGGACAGGCCatctagctgtgtgtgtggtaGGAAATGTCAGCGAGGGAGGCTTACCATTTATATTTCAGTGCTGTTGAACCTCCTGCTCATCACGGGAGCCTGCTGTATTTGTGCTTCCTTGAGATAAGCTCTGTTAGGATCAATAAAACTGCCCTGTAAAGCAGCCAGGAGGAGCAGTGATGTGGAGAAACGCTGATGCATAAGAGAATATACTATATGCGCTCGTATCACAACAAACAAATGACAAAGGTACTTATTAAAGAATGTCTTCGAGTGTCCTTGAGATGACCCTCTATAGTAAGAGGAAGCGAAATGGATGAACAAGCTACCGGAGAGAGAGGACTCTTAAAGCTGAGGTGTTGCCTTAGGGACTAAGGAAGAGTTAGAAGGATGTGACAATGGATGGCGGCCACTTTGCTGGGCAGCTGAAGGTCACTCGGAGAGAGCTCTACCCAGGCAGGTCACCTCCTGGCCAGGCAACACGGAGAGGGCCAGGTGGTCACGCTTTTCCCTCCTCACCACCAGAACTGGGTCACCCAAGTTGATGGATTCCTTCCCAGACTTTCTCTCAAGTCTTTTTATGGCCATCATACATAGTTTATTGGCGTGATCTGCTCTGGAGGCATTTTGTATTTTTGATCCAGGGATACCCTTGTTGACAAACCCAGTTGTAGGGTATACTGCTCGAACAGCCAATTTCATTATTCATCATCATGTTCTGTGTTAAATATCACAAATTAATGTAGAATAGACACAAATGCAGCATTTGACATGTGTTCCTTTACTTGTTCTAATAAGAGATTAAAGTATTACAGTATTTTGTGTCCTTTGTAACCTGAATAGTAATAATAAAGTTATTAAATGCAGATTGGAGTTTTCCTTATTCCATCTTGTTCTAAGGGCAGCTCTGCCTCGAGGGCAGGTAACTTCATTTGGTtcattttagggttaggggttggggtgggCTTTTAACTAGCATCCTTGTGTGTGGCAACCTGTGAGCCTATTGTTTATTTCAATCTCAGTGTGCTGATTGTTGAGCTTTCATTCAACCAATCACATCCAATCTGCTCTGGAGGCAGAGCTACCCTCGGAACAAGAATGAATAAGGAGTTCTCTCTCTTggtgtattttttttacttacctttaattagctaggcaagtcagttaagtcttatttacaatgatggcctaccccagccaaaccctcccctaacccggacgacactgagccaattgtgcgctgccctatgctACTCCCGAttacggctggttgtgatacaacccaggatcgaaccagggtctgtagtgacacctctagcactgagatgcagtgccttagaccactgcgccactcgggagcccactgcTGTGTCTTGTTcaattttgttttatttcactctACTTAACTCCCCTTTCCCTATttcttctctttcctcttctATCAGAATATACTGAGGGGAAATGGACATGCATTTCCTTGTGCTCGAGTCTGTCTTATTAGGCAATTCATATCAACCGCAGCAGCAAACGGACTGGCAGGTCATGGAACCCTGCAATGCATTTTGAGAAAACCCAGGTGAATGGCCTCGGCAGACAGCTTGGCTCTCACCATGACCCCAGGACCTCTCAGAGACACTAGGGGGAAGAAGAAGGCAGGAGGCGTCCCAATAGTCTAAAGCTTCCTATTCCTTTTCTCCTTTTATTTGTGATATGTCTGGGATGTTTTCCTGATCATGTGACCACTAATGTCATGGCTGTCAGTAGTGTGAAGTTTGTGTATTTCAGCTACCGGCAGACTGACTGCGCCCTTCACCCCTAGGTAATGATAAGTCAGTCATGGTGTTTCCCTCACCACAGAGGGATAGACGACCACTTCCTCAGAGGTTCCCAAACTTTCTCACTAGGACTACCTGAGTGTCCCAGCAGCTTTTTTTCCACCAGGGTATGACAAGCTAATTTCTTTCCTTTGGGGATTAATAAAGTACAATCTCATATCTCATCTCTTTCTGTTTCTTGGAACCCACCATGATGCTAGTTCtgctgaataaaaaaaaatctaaacatttaATTACTTGATTTTTGTTTAAGCCTTTGTTTTCAAATATTCTATCTAATGAATGTGAGTATGAACTCTTTCGGACAATTTTAGTCCCGGCGGACTCGCACCACAGTTTTTGAAGCATCACGAGGAACAAGAGGAAACAGAAGCGAACTAAAAGGAACACAGTAGGATCACAGTAGGGATTATTTATGCATAAAGGATCATTGTGCCATAGTACGCAGGGATGGCTGTTTCTTTGTCTTGGTGAGAATAATAAAGGATCTTACAGTACAGCTAGGAGGGGTTTCCTGTACAGACCTTCTACTGAAAAATACATAACAGAAATGCAGCTTGTAGGtgtactgttgtgtgtgtgtgtgtaaaatgatgcacagtacagtacatcaaTCAGATCTCTAAGCCTTTTACCGGTATGAGTGTTTCATTGATTACTTATTAATGTGCATCATATTCTAGTACAGTGGCCTGAATACAGTATAGGCAGATTCAATTGATGGTCTAgttcacacatgcacatacatttGCTGAATTTCTTGAGGTAGAAATAGACCAATCAAATTTAGAACcaacaataataaaaaatgaaactcATAAAATACATGATTTAATTGAAAATAACTACATGTCCCTGTTTATAGACTCTGTATACTGTATGGATGTTGTACCTAAAACAATAATACTACATGGAAGGATATGAGTGACAGAGTTGTTAATAGAGTTTGTGTTGCTGCTTGTTGCTACACTGTTATTGCTGTTTGACGTGTCCAAAGGACCCATCACAGGTCCCTTGAGTGGTCCCCTTTTGATTAGAGTGCATCAAGGTGCATGCGCCACTGGATGAAtcccatttaatccattttaaatcccAGACAGACTATCCACTCAGCCAAAAGAAACTCTTAATGGGCCACTTCTGGTTGAATTATTCATCTGGATTACGTACTGTATGGTGCCCAGGTCTGGACAGGCTTCCTGCATACATGGGCACAAATCCTGTAGCCGCTGTGGCATTCACGTAACAGCCAGGCAGAGCTGTCCTTGGCTGGCACTGAATGGCCTGGGGTGTGGGTGCAGCTAGGTTACGGCCCTATAGCTAGGTTACGGCTCTAtaagagtgtgcggctctcctttctTTTTaaagtgttctactctgctagccagcacctcgcctaaataggtgtgcggTTTCTTTCGCCTCCACATACGGCCCTATAACCACCTGTCTTAGCCCTCCAGGCTTATCCCTCCAGCCTTAGCTCCCCTCTGGGTTCTCCTGGCCCTGGGCTATACGACAGTGCTGATGGTAGAAGAGGCCTCGGACTGTTCCTGCTTGGTGGGCAGAGACTTGAGGTACTCCAGGTGGCGGCGGGCGTCCTCTGTGTTGTTCCGGACGTAGTAGACCAGGTAGGAGATGACCATGGTGAACCAGCCGAACATTGTGACCAGCATGGCCACGTCTGTGGTCTTCTTCATCACCACGCACAGGTCCAGGTCCTGGGCCAGCAGGAAGGGCACGCCCTCTGCCCCCacgtcgggcggctctgacgtCTCGCACACGATGCCCGTCAGCGACAGGGGCTCCAGGTCGATGAGGGGCATGGCCAGCTGCAGGTTGCAGTCGCAGTGCCACGGGTTGTTGGTCAGGTTGGTGCGCGCCCGCAGCCCCTCGAAGGCCTCGGGGTTAAAGTTGACCAGTTTGTTGGAGGACAGGTCCAGAAAGGTGAGCGAGGGCCCCAGGCCCCTGAAGGCCCCTGGCTCCAGCTGGGCCAGCTCATTGTTTGAAAGGTCCAGCTCGCTGAGCATGGGCAGGTCCCAGAAGGCGTTGCTGGGGACCACAGTGAGCAGGTTGAAGTCCAGGTAGATGCGTTGCGTGTCATTTGGCAGGTCCTGGGGGATCTCCGTGAGACGCAGGTTGCTGCAGCGCACCGTCTTGCCACGGCCGTCGCTCTCAGAGCAGTAGCAGCCCTGGGAGCAGCTGGTGGCGGCGTGGTGGAAGCAGAAGGTCATCAGCACCAAGCTGTGCAGCAGCAGACACATGACCACCGAGTGGCGCAGTAGCCAGCCACTCTCCAGAAGGGGCATGGTGCGATATGGGCATGTTCCAGAGAAGACCAACCTGGGAGAAGGGGCGGACCCAGTGTCAACCTCCCCAATAGCTGTCAAGCCTATAGAGAAACAGGAAGCAGGATTGGTGGAGGGAGACAACACAACCTACTGATAGGAGAGGTACAAATGAACACCCTCCAGTAGCTGCAATTCATCACCAACCATGCAAAAAAATCTATGATAAACagtgtttggccagtaaccgaaaggttgctggttcaaatcctgaGCTGActgggtgaaaaatctgttgacgtgcccttgagcaaggaaccCTTATTGGATAAGagaatctgctaaatgactaaaatgtaaatgtaaatgtgctcAAGAAAGTTAGGGGGATCTAGCAGTCTTGTTTCAGCACAGTTGGTTGACTAGACCGTGTTTATACTTCTAGCTTTAGGGAAAGTATGAGGATCAAAATCAAAAATCACACTGGCAAAAACAAGCATCAAGCAGAGAGCTTTGGTGTCACCGTGAGTCTATGATAATTGACATCCCTGCAGTGCTGGCCTATTTCAGTGCAGAGCTGCTGATACCATTAACATAATCCATGTCTGCACCACAGTGACATGAACAAAATGTTTTCGTCCTTAGACATATTTCACAAAAATACCCGCCACACTATATTATACACAATGGGAATGCCGTTTGTACTATACCTCTAACATTCTACCAACAAGGACTCCAGAATCTATCATTCTCTTTGAGCTTTGTATATTCTTCGTGTTATGACGAAATTGTTTACTGTATTTAGTAACATTGTCAGAGCCGTTTGGTCATTCAGTGCCAACACTGTGTTCATTAGGCTAATCAATAAACTGCTTATGCGCTCAGAACCAGGGTCATTTTGTCTGAAGTGCAAGTAACACTGAGGTAACAACTTGTTTGTGTGTCCTGTAATTTACactttttattttgtatgtaagcctctaaaaatagtctgtcctcccACCTTAACACACTTCATTAATACCTGAACACCAACCATCTGCTATCCCATTACTAATCCTCTCAGGGAAAAACTAACTTAATGTCAATGGAACGTCATTGTATTTTGGCCATCCAACACCATTGTAAGGCTTAATGCTAAAACAGCATCAAAGGCAATCTAAACAGCCTTAGCATGTGGTGCTAGCAGCCATATCCTCTCCTGTAAAAACAATAGAACTTAAACTCTCTGACTTTGGCTGGTTCTTCAAAATGGCTGGAGACCAGGGCAAGATCCACTTACCCAGATTAAAAAATGAAATCGATCTCTAAGTACCTCTTAGTATCACATGACGGAGGGAGTCGTCTAAGGGACGCATCCTAATAAGACTCATCGCAATAGGCCAGACCAGTTGAAGGAATGCCAGGGCAATAGCCCTTGTAATGAGTCTGGGGAGAATGAGAGATATATCCAAAGCACCCAGAGTAGATCAAGACCGTCCCTATCAGCCCTGCCCTGTACTTCCTCCTCACAAAGTCCCACTCAGATGATTATCCCCAATTCTTCCTCAGTGCTAAACAAAGAAGCCCGACGTATTTTAGTCTGCAGTCTGCACTTATTGAAAGGGTATGATATAGGGGAACAGCACTGACTACAGATAACACCAAATGCCCAGGGATatgaaaaggctgcctaaattgAATGGGGTGTAACACGGTGTTCCTGTGTAAGACAAGTGGTAGTTTTTCCATCATGCTCCATGTTGCCCTGACATTTCACtgactgggggagggagggggcggGGGTATGGAGACCCAAGGAAATTGGACACATGAGGACAGAGTTGTGAGAGTccaaagagagagaatgacagagagagagagagagagagagagagagagagagagggagagatctgaggagaggaggtaacattaCAATGACAACGGAGAAGAACACAGAGGAAGGAACACTGAAGAGAGATTAATGAAATGTATAGCGGAAAGAGGGAAATATTTGCATGTCATGGGCTGAGGAGGATAGCTGTCAATGAAAGGTGGaggatggaggatagagggattgATATGGTGATGGAGAGACAAGAGTGAGTGCGGGATAAAGCTATGGGAcaacaggaggagagaaagagagcaacaaCAACCTCATTAAAGGTCCAATCcgtttatctcaatatcaaataattggCAGGGagttttggaactctttcttattggtctgttaACTAATTTaacacatggtgatgtcaccatggatgGCCAAAATTCCCTCCCACCAAAACaatattttcaaacagctcttacactaaaagggcctTGTCATCATTTTCACTttcaacctcagtgtggaaatagaTCTATAAACACAGGTAAATCACGTTCTTGACTGCACTGGGACTTAGAAAATCAGGTTAAGTTAATTCTGtccacaacccactgggcacagacgtaatTTCAATGTGTAGTTTTGATTTACATATGGTTGAATTGTCAACTAAGGTGACTTCAACGTTAAATCAACAgaacatgtcaccatgtcattggatttaggttaaaaattGGGTGAGAAAAAAGGTGGACAATCTGTCAGTGTGCCCCTGAgcgaggcacttaaccctaactgcTCTTGTAATTCGCtttagataagagcgtctgctaaattacgtaaatgtaattcaacgtcatcacattgaatgtttttgttgaaatgacgtggaaacatcGTTGATTCATAATTTCATTTGACAAGACTCTCAAGACAAGAGCCCAAAGCTCAGTTTTGGCAGTTCATAAATTGACTGCAGTCAATATTACATCTCAGGCGCCAAGtgtgcaagagtaatcatttaaACGGGTCCTAAAAATTTGCTCCATAACTCAGCCAAACAACAGCTTGAGCCGAATGAGATAGGTTCCCTTTTCATTATTAATCAACATAATAATCCTTGAGGAATTAAACTACGAAATCCTCAACGCAAAGGATTGTCAAAGTTGTTCGTGTATGATTTGGGGTGATTGTTAATTGTATTATCTTTCTGTCGAGacaacgagagaaagagagagagagcgagagagagagaagagagagaaacaagaacAGCTTTGAGGGAAATATCAATATGTTATTTTGAGATGCAGACACTTAGATATGAGTCCAATGTTATTACCATGCTCCCCAAACACCACTCTTCGCTCCCTATCCGCCCAAATTACGAAATCATTTGTGTCTGATTAGGGACTCCGATTATTGTTGAATGCCTGCCTGATTTCCATTGGAAGCCCTCGTGCATTTATTTACAGAATAATATATTCTGGTAGAGAAACAGGAACACACATTTTCATTAAAGGGGCAATACGCAGTTCAAACTATAATAAAGTCACCACACTACTGTTTAATTAAACAGCTAAGGGAtatggctggagaaatgtaaccactcacaaATTCATAGACATACCTctggatacaaggactgaccatacTTGATATTATATATAAAAGTATAGGGCTATAAAGttagtgttttttttattacattggtttacaaacaatggagtaaatcAAGATTATATTTTGGCTTGTGATGGGGTAAGCTCGAGGCATttgtaagttatattcttcaagaatcaatgggtaccaTACATAAGTAATTgaaaagtattttttatttttttaaatcacagaTGGTCCCTTTAAGAAGAACATAATTTAGATTTATTAGTCCATATAATGTACAGCTGCAGGAATGAATTTACATGTTGAACGTTTACCCCCCATGAAAGCAATGAAGGAATTATTTAAGGATTGATCATCAAGTTTTTTATTAAATTGTTCACTTTGAAGGGTATTCAGACATACAATACATTCATACATAAAATGACTTAATCATAAATAATGACATGATTACCACTTCGGATATTATTAATCTATTCTTTACTGTTATTTACATACTCACAAATATTTGATCTACTCCTTTTCTCTGGTTTAATATTCAGAAATGTGATTGTAAGCAAAAAGCGTGTCACCAATGCCTCCTGGGGAATTGATAGCTTTTAGATCAGCTAATACTGTTTGGTTTATTCTTAAACAGTACTTTTCTGAGCCTGAATGTATTAAATACGTTGCAGTTATTTATTTCCCGTTATAGGCAAAGTGTAGCTCAAATAAATAGCCTATCAGACACCGCATGCCGTATTTAAAACGAGATGTTAATGTCTGTATATTGATGTCACAGTAAAATGCATGCATTTTGAATAAGAACATGCACAAGCATCACTTACATCTTTAGCATTCTTCCTCTCCTTCGCATGGCGGGTGGCACACAACATAATCACATTAGTTTCAAGACACAGTTTCAAATTGTCAAAATATATCAGAATTCATTCCACTCCAAACTGCAATTCGCCAATACTTTCGATCGCATCCATGAGGTCCTCTGTTGCAATTCGGCCAACTTGTGCGAAGAGCCACAATGACAACGGTGCGCACACAATACTGTACCTTAACTTGGGTGTTCGCTCAATGCAGCCTTTTAGTTTCCACGCAACCAGAAAACTAAGCAACACTGCTGTAGCCATCGGAAATTGGCAGGGACACGACGCGCAAGGTGAGGCCGCCTATGGATGGCTTCATCCAACTGTGTGATCCTGCCAATTATGACAAATAATGATAGTGCAAGCGGAAGCCACGGAGCGCAATGCATTTACACACTGAAAGGACATAGGCTACTGAAATCTGAAATCATTTTCCTACATAATAATGAAACTCCATTTGTATGGTATTATAACTCGTCTTCCAAAAGCTTGTATTTTGACCAACAGCTTTACAGACTTCAAGTACCCCACCTGTGGTCCCATAAATTCTCTATAGTAAACTGAGATTATTCAACATTCTCAGAAGAGTTATGACACAGTTGATATTGGAGTTTTATTAGAATAcactgcacacatacacacagccattgattcttgaataatatAACTTATACATGCCTCAAGAGCTTATTTCAACTGTTGTATCTCATCAATATTAGGAATTTGTtgctaatgttttctacactcagtgtatagggaAAATGGAGCCACTTGGGAGGCAgtaaggaagaggaggagagagcattaCCAGTCAGTCAAATACCTTACATTCTCCATGTAGCTTGCTTTACTCCAAGAATTACAAacaatgtcattgtaaataaacagTGTAGCAAAAcgtggttaaaactatcattttgattcAGTCCTTAGCTCATAGCtccatctatgaatttgagagtgggaACATTTCTCCAGCCCATCCCTGAGCTATTTACCAAAACAGTGTGGAGGAACCTGCATTGTCAtcgtttgaactgcagattgcacCTTTAAGAAAGGGGGGTTGACTAATCATGTTTGATCTGCAGGTTGTCGTTTCAGTACTGTGTTGCCCGCTGCCAGTGCTGTGGATATTTGGCTGTGTCCGGGTCTCTTCCTGCCTGCTGCCAACCGATAAGGACGCCATCCAATCAAAACCACACCGTGATAACAGACACAGGCTGGGGCCTGAGAGTGGCTGCCATAAAAGCAGTCAGAAGGTATTAATGGAATTTAAATTAATAGAAACACCCCAACTAACTCCCCCACAATGTCCCCTCAAACCTACAAATCAATGTTAAtgacagaatgtgtgtgtgactgaataATGGACTGAATGTAGTTGTGTTTGCAAAATAGATCAAGAATGGACTTCATTTGTATTTTATCCCCCGGGGAGACTTGCTATTGTGATGTATTGGACACATCATTGAGGCTGGATTATGAAGCATATGAAGCTGAAACAGCAGAAAATGTGACTAGTTTCTCATCGTCGAGAGGGacggcgtcccaaatggcacccaatttcaTGTATCAGGGACGTCACTAGAGATTCATGGATGGGGGGGGGGCTAAGCCTCTTTTAGGGGGTTCTGGCATACTCCCCCAGGATTTGATTTAAAGCCCCCAAAACGTCTTTTCATCATGTATTTTTAGAGTAACAACTGGTGTAAAATCTATCAAAATAAGCTTATTTTTGGTCAAAGTTGGCTAAAAGTATACCTGTCTCCTAGTTTGTGTTAGACACTGATCTAATATGACTTACTTAAATTCTATCCAAATAAAGAAATTAAAGTCCACTCTGTCCCCATCCATCCAACACCAACAAAAAGGCACAAAAATGGCTGTACTATCTAGCCAAAATACTTTTGGGATGTTTTTTGAGAGAGAAAAATGTAAAGACATGCAGGTCATACTATACCAGTAgaaaaaaatctttatttaaaTTTCACCTTTTTGTTAATTGTTGATCAAAATTAACCCAATAATTCAGAAACACGGAACATCTTCAAACAGTATCATCCACAGTGGGGCAAAACTAAATTCAACTAATGagctaaataaaatgtaaaaaactgaaaaataattAGGAATAAAATATGATAAAAAAGTAAGATCCCAAACAAATATTACAATCTATATTACAGAACTGCTTCTCCTGTGTTTCTTTTAatgcctgtagctcagttggtagagcatggtgtttgcaacgccagggttgtgggttcgattcccacggggggccagcacagaaaaaaaaaataatgtatgaaatgaaatgtatgcattcactactgtaagtcgctctggataagagcgtctgataaatgacaaatgtaatgcTTATTTTGTGGTTGGACGCATCAAAGTGTACCTCCTATTTTTAAAGGTGGCAAAGTGGTCAATAACACTATTGTGGCTTATTTCCCCAAGCACTTCACCCGCAATGGACATGACTGCAAGACTTGCAAGCCTTTTCTGACCCATTGTCTTACGCAACCAGGAGTGCAGCCGGCGCAGTGCACTAAAGGACCTTTCACAGGAGCAGCAGCTGAATGATTTCCTTCAGAGAAGGAAACATATCATCATCCAGGAGGTTAGGCACAGCAAGCATATCTTTGGGAGGACTTCCAACCTCTCTGAAAGAAAGTTTCTGGCCACCAACATCTCTTCTGTTTTAACATCAATACCGTAGTGCTTGGCAAACTCAGTTAAGAATGATGTATCTAGGAAGTTTGAGTTGGGTTTGCATGCCTGTATGCCTTTGAGCAGACCTGCATCTACAGTCGAGAATCGCTGGTCAAGCTCACAAACCATCCTGTCCAAGCAGGGGAGCAACAACTCTGTTTTCATTGTTTGGGAACATGACAATTCTGTGACTAAACCCAAGGAGGTCTCCAtcacaaaatctcaaattttcCTTTGTTTGCACTTTCTTGCTGCATCTGCCTCAGGATTATTGTGAATTTCACAGAGTGCTTTGGTTCTGTCATAAAGTTCTGTGGCAAATGCATCTGTGCGTTTGCCTATCAGTGTGTCACATACAGCTCGTTTGCCAAAACAAGCTTCTGCCAGGTCTACAGTCTCTTTCTGGAGGAACTTATGTAGTCCCTCAGTTATAGGAAGGAGGGACTGAAACATCAGTAGCAAATACACGATGGAGAACTTATGAAGCTTTGCTCTTAGACCAACAGCCATGGGGGATCCAATGGCAGATAGACAATCAAAAATAGCAGTTAAAGTGTCCAGGACTGCATTTATGGACCGCAGCTGGTATGCCCAGCTAGTGTTTGAGAGCTGTACAAGTTCAGCTGATGCTATTCCAAGTTTGGACTGAGCTTCTTTGAACTTGTGGTGGTTAACTACTGAAAAACAAATACACATTCTCCAAGAAACTGAAAAACTCAGCAGCCTCCCAAATAGCCCTGCAAGTATGACACAACACCAAATTAAGCTCATGAGCATAGCAATGTACATAATTTGCCTCCGGATGCTGAAATGTGCTTCCACACCTCCTTTGGACACACTcatgacagctgcaccatcataGGTCTGTGCAGCGCACTTTAGGCCTGGCATCACTCATTTGGACCTGCTGTTGCAACTCATTTGCTAACGATTGGTCATCAAATGACTTGATTTCTGCAAGTGCTAGTAAACGCTCCTTAACTGTCCCCTCTGTCACATACCTAACACACAGAGCCAACTGTTCAGACTGCTCATCCCTGGCCTCATGCACCATAATGGCATACATTCCAGACTTTGACATCTCAGAGACCATGGTGTCCATAATCTCTTGAGCACAGCATTCGATCATATCATTCTGAGATTCTGGAGAGAGAAGTTGCATTTGATGGACTATTGTACCTTTGCAGGAAAGGGTCAAACTCCTTCAAAAGCTCCATACATTCAAGAAAGTTCCCTCTATTTGTGCTTTCA is a genomic window of Salmo trutta chromosome 10, fSalTru1.1, whole genome shotgun sequence containing:
- the LOC115200823 gene encoding leucine-rich repeat-containing protein 3B-like produces the protein MPLLESGWLLRHSVVMCLLLHSLVLMTFCFHHAATSCSQGCYCSESDGRGKTVRCSNLRLTEIPQDLPNDTQRIYLDFNLLTVVPSNAFWDLPMLSELDLSNNELAQLEPGAFRGLGPSLTFLDLSSNKLVNFNPEAFEGLRARTNLTNNPWHCDCNLQLAMPLIDLEPLSLTGIVCETSEPPDVGAEGVPFLLAQDLDLCVVMKKTTDVAMLVTMFGWFTMVISYLVYYVRNNTEDARRHLEYLKSLPTKQEQSEASSTISTVV